Proteins encoded in a region of the Diabrotica undecimpunctata isolate CICGRU chromosome 10, icDiaUnde3, whole genome shotgun sequence genome:
- the LOC140452191 gene encoding LOW QUALITY PROTEIN: polyadenylate-binding protein 4-like (The sequence of the model RefSeq protein was modified relative to this genomic sequence to represent the inferred CDS: inserted 1 base in 1 codon; substituted 1 base at 1 genomic stop codon) has protein sequence MLTEAVLYEKFNRVGQVLSLRVCRDARTRQSLGYGYVNYNQVMDAERAMDTMNFDLLKGKPIRIMWCHRDPSLRKSGIGNVFIKNLDRSIDNKAMFDTFSAFGNILSCKVAIDDNGHSKGYGFVHFENEQDAKKAIEKVNGMLLNGKKVFAGKFIPRVEREGELGERAKQFTNIYVKNFGTAMSDDTFATMFNKFGEITSCVVMRHMDGSSKGFGFVAYREAKSAHAAIEEYNGKEFDGKVLYLARAEKKIERYNELTKRIEKIRLEGYELYQGVNLYIKNLDDSFDDERLQKEFAPYGTITSAKVMRENGRSKRFGFVCYTPTEEATKAVAEMNGKMIGNKPLYVGLAQRKKERRAYLNSQHLQRAQALRIQNGLTFPTTTPPFLFPTVAQGPRFFNHINSINHIRPPARWPTVSNAIRPNGTYNFALINSPHRVSSRISVNTRNSVNARPITGQQTAPSRPNSKYTNSSNNSARPALAGVGNGGDXSKXWASLNDSLKARVNEAIAVLQAHNANLKKVILVKD, from the exons ATGCTTACTGAAGCAGTGCTATACGAGAAGTTTAATAGGGTGGGTCAAGTTCTTTCGCTTCGAGTTTGTCGTGACGCAAGAACCAGACAGTCTTTGGGATATGGCTATGTAAACTACAATCAGGTAATGGATGCTGAACGAGCTATGGATACCATGAACTTCGATTTGCTAAAAGGTAAACCTATTCGTATAATGTGGTGTCATCGTGATCCTTCCCTAAGAAAATCTGGAATTGGCAACGTGTTTATTAAAAACTTAGATAGAAGTATTGACAACAAGGCCATGTTTGATACATTTTCTGCATTTGGAAATATCCTCAGCTGTAAAGTTGCAATAGATGATAATGGTCATTCAAAAGGTTATGGGTTTGTGCATTTTGAAAATGAACAGGATGCAAAGAAGGCTATAGAAAAAGTTAATGGTATGTTACTCAATGGTAAAAAGGTGTTTGCTGGAAAATTTATTCCTAGAGTAGAAAGAGAGGGAGAGCTTGGTGAACGTGCCAAACAATTTACTAATATATATGTCAAAAATTTTGGGACAGCTATGTCTGATGATACATTTGCTACCATGTTTAACAAGTTTGGTGAAATCACAAGTTGTGTGGTGATGAGACATATGGATGGATCATCTAAAGGATTTGGATTTGTGGCTTACAGAGAGGCAAAATCGGCACATGCAGCTATTGAAGAATATAATGGTAAAGAGTTTGATGGAAAAGTGTTATATTTAGCAAGAGCAGAGAAGAAAATTGAGCGGTATAATGAATTAACGAAAAGAATTGAAAAAATTCGCTTAGAAGGTTATGAACTCTATCAAGGTGTTAATCTATACATTAAAAATTTGGATGATAGTTTTGACGATGAAAGATTACAGAAAGAATTTGCCCCTTATGGTACTATAACTTCAGCTAAAGTAATGCGTGAGAATGGTAGAAGCAAACGTTTTGGTTTTGTTTGTTATACACCCACAGAAGAAGCCACTAAAGCTGTTGCTGAAATGAATGGAAAAATGATTGGAAATAAACCTCTTTATGTGGGTCTAGCTCAAAGAAAAAAAGAACGCAGAGCATACCTGAATAGTCAACATCTTCAAAGAGCACAAGCATTAAGAATTCAAAATGGTCTAACTTTCCCTACAACTACACCACCTTTCTTGTTTCCAACAGTCGCCCAAGGACCAAGGTTTTTCAATCACATTAATTCCATAAACCATATCAGACCACCTGCACGTTGGCCTACTGTTTCCAATGCTATCAGACCCAATGGTACATATAACTTTGCATTAATAAATTCTCCACATAGGGTTTCATCTAGAATTTCTGTTAATACCCGCAATTCTGTCAACGCAAGACCTATTACTGGCCAACAAACAGCACCTTCAAGGCCTAACAGCAAGTATACCAACTCCTCCAACAATTCTGCCAGGCCTGCGCTAGCAGGAGTTGGTAATGGTGGAG ATTCCAAATAATGGGCTTCATTGAATGATTCATTGAAGGCCAGAGTCAACGAGGCCATTGCTGTGCTTCAAGCTCATAATGCTAATCTCAAAAAGGTGATCCTAGTGAAAGATTAA